From a single Erpetoichthys calabaricus chromosome 1, fErpCal1.3, whole genome shotgun sequence genomic region:
- the LOC114664488 gene encoding piggyBac transposable element-derived protein 4-like codes for MYQAVQEPLVKEYKSEEGSSRDWSNVEERENSTLNMFGIKDKSTGIKEEGCEWGAFRFKEDSQQMYECNGMQNLGSVISMKTEDLKSESVSQDLSPNEEVTGLASTLSRPGFLQDQSLHVKIEPLIRDMIEMASSSRPPAEDPPLLPQAALLNTGTQLEQQHNAFRTTLRDKDMTASHPNHSSKMNAKKALEMLQNMDYADSDGGPDIDFELDSDASSDSESESDLECASEPAPEADAVTSQPPRHKRARMETLEPVSISSGRKEKARDGTVWTLQVVGEESRVRRRPAHYVFTDTAGPTKHAKERISSRLDSFLCLCDVKMLTHIRDCTVAEAQKTDTAWDLTVDELMAFIALSYLRGVYGGKNMDMESYWSEKFGITFFKETMSRNRYRQIMKFLRFDNRETRQERLRNDKFAAISDTWHNFVQNCIKCYKPGQNITIDEQFFPTKCRCPFTQFMSSKPDKFGIKFWMATDLSSKYMLNAIPYLGRDGTRKPGERPSETVALRLVEPFIGKGRNVTVASRFTSLSLANKLLAKKMSLLGSMNKKRQEVPPSIKGNTPREPFLTTVMATGKATLTVYTYKPKKCVCVLSTMHAAVRISSDRKKKPDTLMDYNRTKVGVDVLDQMAKLYTVKGGSHRWPVAVFYNLLDLAAINAHILYEQCMGKREGRRQFIMDLAWELREKHMAAKEAAASTEKAARIAATLLVPLPPGKTTQCQVRRCKRNKAKENCVKCRRFVCGSCSRKAPRICADC; via the exons ATGTACCAGGCTGTGCAGGAGCCACTGGTGAAGGAATATAAAAGTGAAGAGGGGTCCTCGAGAGACTGGAGTAATGTTGAGGAAAGAGAGAATTCCACACTAAACATGTTTGGAATAAAAGATAAAAGCACGGGCATTAAGGAAGAGGGCTGTGAATGGGGGGCTTTTAGATTTAAAGAAGATTCTCAGCAGATGTATGAATGCAATGGCATGCAGAATCTTGGGAGTGTAATCAGCATGAAGACAGAAGACCTTAAATCAGAGTCTGTCTCTCAGGACTTGAGTCCAAATGAGGAGGTAACAGGATTAGCCTCCACTCTGAGTAGACCTGGTTTCCTACAGGATCAGTCTTTACATGTGAAGATAGAACCACTGATCCGGGACATGATTGAGATGGCCTCGTCTTCAAGACCCCCTGCAGAAG ACCCCCCATTACTGCCGCAAGCAGCACTCCTGAACACTGGTACCCAACTGGAACAGCAGCACAATGCTTTTCGCACAACTCTGAGAGACAAGGATATGACAGCAAGCCATCCTAATCATTCAAGCAAAATGAATGCCAAGAAGGCTTTGGAAATGTTACAGAACATGGACTATGCTGACTCTGATGGGGGGCCAGACATCGACTTTGAACTGGACAGTGACGCGTCATCTGATTCAGAGTCTGAATCTGACCTGGAGTGTGCTTCAGAGCCAGCACCAGAGGCTGATGCAGTGACATCCCAACCTCCTCGCCACAAAAGGGCTCGAATGGAGACCCTCGAACCGGTATCAATTTCCTCAGGGAGAAAGGAGAAGGCACGAGATGGCACAGTGTGGACACTGCAAGTGGTAGGCGAAGAGTCCCGTGTTCGAAGGCGGCCCGCTCACTATGTTTTCACAGACACCGCAGGCCCAACAAAGCATGCAAAAGAGAGAATTAGCAGTCGTCTTGACAGTTTCCTTTGCTTGTGTGACGTGAAGATGCTGACACACATCAGAGATTGCACTGTAGCTGAAGCCCAAAAGACTGATACTGCATGGGACTTGACTGTAGATGAGCTGATGGCATTCATTGCTCTTTCGTATCTACGTGGTGTATATGGTGGGAAAAACATGGACATGGAGAGCTACTGGTCAGAGAAGTTTGGgattacattttttaaggaaACCATGTCACGAAACCGCTACCGCCAGATTATGAAATTTCTCCGATTTGACAACAGGGAGACGCGGCAAGAGCGTCTGCGGAATGACAAATTTGCTGCGATATCAGACACTTGGCATAATTTTGTACAGAACTGCATCAAGTGTTACAAACCTGGGCAGAACATAACCATTGATGAGCAGTTCTTCCCCACAAAATGTCGATGTCCCTTCACTCAGTTCATGTCAAGCAAACCCGACAAGTTTGGCATCAAATTCTGGATGGCCACCGATTTAAGCAGCAAGTATATGCTAAATGCTATTCCCTATTTAGGGAGAGATGGCACCCGAAAACCAGGGGAGAGACCGTCGGAGACTGTGGCATTGCGACTTGTTGAGCCTTTCATAGGCAAAGGGAGAAATGTCACTGTTGCCAGTCGTTTCACATCACTCTCTCTGGCCAACAAGTTACTTGCCAAAAAGATGAGCCTGCTTGGTAGCATGAACAAAAAGAGGCAGGAAGTGCCGCCCTCCATCAAAGGTAATACACCAAGAGAACCATTTTTGACGACTGTGATGGCAACAGGAAAAGCTACGCTTACTGTCTATACGTACAAGCCGAAGAAGTGCGTCTGTGTTCTGAGTACTATGCATGCCGCTGTCCGCATCAGCTCCGACAGAAAGAAGAAACCAGACACTCTGATGGACTACAATCGCACTAAG GTTGGTGTAGATGTGCTAGACCAAATGGCAAAGCTGTACACGGTGAAAGGAGGCAGTCATAGGTGGCCCGTTGCTGTATTTTATAACCTGCTTGACTTGGCTGCAATCAACGCCCATATTCTATATGAGCAATGCATGGGTAAGAGAGAAGGCAGGAGGCAGTTCATCATGGATCTGGCTTGGGAGCTGCGCGAGAAGCACATGGCAGCCAAGGAGGCCGCAGCATCCACTGAGAAAGCTGCTCGCATCGCCGCAACCCTTCTGGTCCCTCTTCCTCCTGGCAAAACGACGCAGTGCCAGGTGAGAAGATGCAAACGCAACAAAGCAAAGGAGAACTGCGTAAAGTGCCGCCGGTTTGTGTGCGGGAGCTGCTCACGAAAGGCTCCAAGAATCTGTGCGGACTGTTGA